The following proteins come from a genomic window of Lachnoclostridium phytofermentans ISDg:
- a CDS encoding phosphotransferase: MEFLREGGCISYRLSSENSSYFMKIISSAFMDTAKQSLSIISYLTQKGFPSPRIIHTKEGLPYVEIEELNKKTLIVLFEFIEGSEPNEGEDIETIGKLVGQLHNILKGYKEPLPVHGKEFFIDRYIKILEQKNYDQNKIDTFREYGDVLWENVKNLPHGFCHGDLHRGNLLKTTTKKYYLLDFDTSSYAFPMYDIMVMCNSTDYFNFNEIGYQKSKNTYETFLKGYTKYRSLSKDELNSFYDFIAIYHYQLQATIIEIYGLNCVDIEFLDNQLNWLMKWREQCKAR; encoded by the coding sequence ATGGAATTTCTACGTGAAGGAGGTTGTATTTCTTATCGTCTAAGTAGCGAAAATTCGAGTTATTTCATGAAGATTATTTCTTCCGCATTTATGGATACAGCCAAGCAATCTCTTAGTATTATATCTTACCTCACGCAAAAAGGATTTCCTTCGCCTCGTATTATTCACACAAAGGAAGGTCTCCCATATGTAGAGATTGAAGAATTAAATAAGAAAACGCTTATTGTATTATTTGAATTTATCGAAGGTAGCGAACCTAATGAAGGTGAAGATATTGAAACAATAGGAAAGCTTGTTGGTCAATTACATAACATTTTGAAGGGATATAAGGAACCTTTACCTGTACACGGTAAAGAATTTTTTATTGACCGCTACATTAAGATTTTAGAACAAAAAAATTACGATCAAAATAAAATAGATACATTTCGCGAATATGGAGATGTTCTTTGGGAGAATGTAAAGAACCTTCCACATGGTTTTTGTCACGGAGATTTACACCGGGGAAATTTATTAAAGACAACTACTAAGAAATACTATTTATTAGATTTTGATACTTCATCTTATGCATTTCCTATGTATGACATAATGGTCATGTGTAACTCAACAGATTATTTTAATTTCAATGAAATAGGATATCAAAAATCAAAAAATACATATGAAACATTTCTAAAAGGTTATACGAAATATCGCTCGCTTAGTAAGGACGAACTTAATTCTTTTTATGATTTCATAGCAATATATCATTATCAGCTTCAAGCGACTATCATTGAAATATATGGACTCAACTGTGTTGATATAGAATTCCTTGATAATCAACTTAATTGGTTAATGAAATGGCGCGAACAATGTAAAGCTAGATAA
- a CDS encoding carbon-nitrogen hydrolase family protein — protein sequence MENQFRVAVIQANYPSSKCEINTKVGLQYIKNAKKMGADLVLFPECWLHGYQFPIIKDCLSISDMYEMDQCDETMECIKQKKSYQEWVNQAVDEESDYVKQFCSVAKELHIGIVLTAYTKGIQKPRNSAMVIDKNGNIIMTYSKVHTCDFSLESLVESGEEFKVCDFHGIKLGVMICYDREYPESARMLMLKGAEIIVVPNSCGGMKPRVQALSTRAYENMTGVVMANTAFENGGNSCAFQPIAWDKDGKEQEMALFVADATSEKIYMAEFDMDAIKDYRSSEMMGNTFRKVKAYAGFLDNVVEPPFVRNRWVE from the coding sequence ATGGAAAATCAATTTAGAGTTGCTGTTATACAAGCAAACTATCCAAGTAGTAAATGCGAGATTAATACAAAGGTAGGTTTACAATATATAAAAAATGCGAAAAAAATGGGTGCTGATTTAGTTCTATTTCCAGAGTGTTGGTTACATGGATATCAATTTCCAATCATAAAAGATTGTCTTAGTATATCTGATATGTATGAAATGGATCAATGCGATGAAACCATGGAGTGTATCAAACAGAAAAAAAGCTATCAAGAATGGGTAAATCAAGCAGTCGATGAAGAAAGTGACTATGTAAAGCAATTTTGTTCGGTAGCAAAGGAATTGCATATCGGAATCGTATTAACTGCTTATACCAAAGGCATCCAAAAGCCAAGAAATAGTGCAATGGTAATTGATAAGAATGGAAACATTATAATGACTTATAGCAAAGTACATACTTGTGATTTTTCTTTAGAGTCATTGGTGGAGAGCGGAGAGGAATTTAAAGTTTGTGATTTTCATGGTATTAAGTTAGGAGTTATGATATGCTATGATAGAGAGTATCCCGAAAGTGCTAGAATGCTTATGTTAAAAGGTGCTGAAATAATCGTAGTCCCAAATTCTTGTGGTGGAATGAAACCTAGAGTACAAGCACTTTCAACGAGAGCATATGAGAATATGACAGGCGTAGTGATGGCAAACACAGCCTTTGAGAATGGTGGAAATTCTTGTGCATTCCAGCCAATCGCATGGGACAAAGATGGAAAAGAACAGGAGATGGCGCTGTTTGTTGCAGATGCTACAAGTGAGAAGATCTATATGGCCGAATTTGACATGGATGCCATAAAAGATTATCGAAGCAGCGAAATGATGGGGAATACATTTCGAAAAGTAAAGGCTTACGCTGGATTTTTAGATAATGTTGTGGAACCACCATTTGTAAGAAATCGCTGGGTAGAGTAA
- a CDS encoding glycoside hydrolase family 11 protein yields MFKLNKKVFALVSVIALGFSSLFTSTAHAATDYWQNWTDGGGTVNATNGSGGNYSVNWTNCGNFVVGKGWGTGNASRVVNYNAGVFSPSGNGYLTFYGWTRNSLIEYYVVDSWGTYRPTGTLKGTVSSDGGTYDIYTSTRTNAPSIDGTQTFQQYWSVRQSKRATGSNVAITFSNHVNAWKSKGMNLGSSWAYQALCVEGYQSSGSANVTVW; encoded by the coding sequence ATGTTTAAATTAAATAAGAAAGTTTTTGCATTAGTTTCTGTAATTGCATTAGGTTTTTCTAGCTTATTTACATCAACTGCTCATGCAGCAACTGATTACTGGCAGAATTGGACTGATGGTGGTGGAACAGTGAACGCTACCAATGGTTCTGGTGGTAACTACAGTGTTAACTGGACGAATTGTGGTAATTTTGTTGTAGGTAAAGGTTGGGGTACTGGAAATGCATCAAGAGTTGTAAATTACAATGCTGGTGTATTTTCACCATCTGGTAATGGTTATTTAACTTTCTATGGTTGGACGAGAAATTCACTCATTGAATATTATGTTGTTGATAGTTGGGGTACTTATAGACCAACTGGAACTTTAAAGGGTACAGTTTCTAGCGATGGTGGAACATATGATATTTATACAAGTACGAGAACTAATGCACCTTCCATCGATGGTACTCAGACTTTCCAACAATACTGGAGTGTTAGACAGTCTAAGAGAGCTACCGGAAGTAACGTAGCAATTACTTTTAGTAACCATGTTAATGCTTGGAAGAGTAAAGGAATGAACTTAGGAAGCAGCTGGGCTTATCAAGCATTATGCGTAGAAGGATATCAAAGCAGTGGTAGTGCTAATGTAACGGTTTGGTAA
- a CDS encoding AraC family transcriptional regulator translates to MINLKKDISYNFTNSEGRIMDYMDKVNNAIDFIEANITDDIDLNLAARKACCSEYHFLRTFSFLAGIPLSEYIRRRKLTLAAFDLFDGVKVVDVASKYGYSSPEAFARAFKGLHGITPIAARNTDAPLKAYPKITFHLSLSGDGEIDYRIAQKNSYEVCGITIDVPILNEKTNTVITQFWEENIGNGVIGQFHRDIGLEYNICLNAALFNYNKNTFSYMICYEMPSSRVHGEYSVLSVPSFTWAVFSTPEHTSKETTDIIRNMRKRIFMEWFPTSVYKHAGGPEFEIFHNKNDKFVVEIWVPIIKKPMYDLNL, encoded by the coding sequence ATGATAAATTTAAAGAAAGATATTTCGTATAATTTCACAAATAGTGAGGGCAGAATTATGGATTATATGGACAAGGTGAATAATGCTATCGACTTTATCGAAGCTAATATAACGGATGATATCGACTTAAATCTGGCGGCGCGTAAAGCCTGTTGCTCTGAGTATCATTTTTTGCGTACATTTTCTTTTCTCGCTGGGATTCCCCTTTCTGAATATATCCGGCGCAGGAAGCTTACACTGGCTGCCTTTGATTTATTCGATGGTGTAAAGGTTGTAGATGTAGCCTCCAAATATGGTTATAGTTCACCGGAAGCATTCGCACGGGCTTTTAAGGGACTACACGGCATAACTCCAATAGCTGCCAGGAATACGGATGCTCCACTTAAGGCATACCCTAAAATAACTTTTCACCTGTCACTCAGTGGTGATGGTGAAATCGACTATCGTATTGCACAAAAAAATTCCTATGAGGTATGCGGAATTACCATAGACGTTCCCATCCTTAACGAGAAAACCAACACTGTAATTACTCAGTTTTGGGAAGAAAATATCGGAAATGGTGTTATTGGTCAGTTTCACCGTGACATCGGACTGGAGTATAATATCTGCCTCAATGCGGCGCTGTTTAATTACAATAAAAACACCTTTTCCTATATGATCTGCTATGAGATGCCTTCCAGTCGCGTCCATGGCGAATATTCCGTGCTTTCGGTTCCTTCGTTCACATGGGCAGTATTTTCTACACCTGAGCATACATCCAAAGAAACTACGGATATAATTCGCAATATGCGCAAGCGAATTTTTATGGAATGGTTCCCAACCTCCGTTTATAAACATGCGGGAGGACCAGAATTTGAGATATTCCATAATAAGAATGATAAATTTGTTGTAGAGATCTGGGTACCTATTATCAAGAAGCCTATGTATGACCTGAATTTATAA
- a CDS encoding formylglycine-generating enzyme family protein → MRKLSYILFIFLITLLSACSKNSSDGLILIKGGTFENTNSNHYDKQETIPDFYIGKYEITQKEWTEVMGSNPSNFKGDNLPVETVSWYDCIEYCNKRSLKEGLEPYYNIDKNTIDPNNMSEYDSVKWIVTINDGANGYRLPTEAEWEYAASGGSKSKNYKYSGNNEVDKVGWFWRNAGNTYLTGDWTWAIVEYNKNSTKTIGEKNANELGLYDMSGNVREWCFDWYEDAEQSSGFYRVWKGGGWMGDSKCCEISYRGKFEANGFGADHGFRVCRNK, encoded by the coding sequence ATGAGAAAACTATCTTATATACTTTTTATCTTCCTAATAACACTTCTAAGTGCTTGCTCGAAAAACTCTTCTGATGGATTGATACTAATTAAAGGCGGTACATTTGAAAATACTAACTCAAATCACTATGATAAACAAGAAACAATACCGGACTTTTATATTGGTAAATACGAAATAACTCAAAAAGAATGGACAGAGGTTATGGGTAGTAACCCCTCAAATTTTAAAGGTGATAATTTACCTGTCGAAACAGTAAGTTGGTATGACTGTATCGAATATTGTAACAAGAGGAGTCTAAAGGAAGGCTTAGAACCGTACTACAATATAGATAAGAACACGATAGACCCTAATAATATGAGCGAATACGATAGTGTCAAATGGATTGTAACCATCAATGATGGAGCCAATGGATACCGATTGCCAACCGAAGCAGAATGGGAATATGCTGCGAGTGGTGGTAGTAAAAGTAAAAATTATAAATACAGCGGAAATAACGAAGTAGATAAAGTAGGTTGGTTCTGGAGAAATGCAGGAAATACATATTTAACAGGCGACTGGACTTGGGCTATTGTAGAATATAACAAAAATTCTACGAAAACAATTGGAGAGAAGAACGCCAATGAGTTAGGATTATATGATATGTCAGGCAATGTAAGAGAATGGTGCTTTGATTGGTACGAAGACGCGGAACAAAGCAGTGGCTTTTACCGTGTTTGGAAAGGTGGCGGCTGGATGGGAGATTCCAAGTGTTGTGAGATCTCTTATCGAGGCAAGTTTGAAGCCAATGGCTTTGGAGCTGATCATGGATTTAGAGTGTGTAGAAATAAGTAA
- a CDS encoding GNAT family N-acetyltransferase yields MKNLGTVTIETKRLLLRPFRIEDANAMYTNWASDDDVTKYLMWPSHKSEEVSKEYIEYLIKNYENEEVYCWGIELKELHQLIGSISVVQQNPEIESAQIGYCIGKPWWKLGITTEAFRAIIQFLMDEVGINRIEARHDIKNISSGKVMEHCGLKLEGIHRQSDKNNQGICDAAWYALLREDYKRMI; encoded by the coding sequence ATGAAGAATTTAGGTACAGTTACGATTGAAACGAAACGATTATTATTAAGGCCATTTCGAATAGAAGATGCAAATGCAATGTATACAAATTGGGCTAGTGATGATGACGTAACAAAATACTTAATGTGGCCGTCACATAAAAGTGAAGAAGTTTCTAAAGAATACATAGAATACTTAATCAAGAATTATGAGAATGAAGAAGTATATTGCTGGGGTATCGAGCTAAAAGAACTTCATCAATTGATTGGTTCTATCAGTGTAGTACAGCAAAATCCTGAAATCGAAAGTGCACAGATTGGGTATTGTATCGGTAAACCTTGGTGGAAGCTTGGTATAACAACGGAAGCATTTCGTGCTATAATACAATTTTTAATGGATGAGGTTGGTATAAATCGAATAGAAGCAAGGCATGATATAAAAAACATATCCTCAGGTAAAGTTATGGAGCATTGCGGATTGAAGTTGGAAGGTATACATCGGCAATCAGATAAGAATAATCAAGGCATCTGTGATGCCGCTTGGTATGCGCTTTTAAGGGAAGATTATAAGAGAATGATATAA
- a CDS encoding GntP family permease, with translation MSGIPLIIAFVIAIIIMIVAISKLKIHPFISIMTISLLFGIVAGIPLTDIPGVIGTGFSNTFKSIGIVIILGALIGTLLEKTGAALKMADCVVRLVGKKNPELAMLIMGWIVSIPVFCDSGFVILNPIRKALVKRTMKSSVACTVALSMGLYISHCFIPPTPGPIAAANTLYEGLGQDTNLLLVMFFGAICSILPLIVSYFFAKYIGKKVKAMDEADNDGGEIVQTYEELVASYGKLPSGFLSFAPIILPIVLMGLSSALAMAGKSVAVITFLGTPIIAIAVGVIFGLILLVSQKKSKEFNEITNDTLKVTGPILFITAAGGVLGNVIASTSMVDFIKSNSNALATLGLLFPFLLAAILKTAQGSSTVALTTTAGIIAPMLSTIGLATSPLAALTVIAIGAGAMTVSHANDSYFWVVTNFGEMKVEDGYKTQTLGTLIMGIAAIINVYIVYLFIR, from the coding sequence ATGTCAGGTATACCATTAATTATTGCTTTTGTCATTGCAATTATTATTATGATTGTTGCAATCTCGAAGCTAAAGATTCACCCATTTATCTCGATTATGACCATATCTCTATTGTTTGGAATTGTTGCAGGAATTCCGCTTACCGACATTCCGGGTGTCATTGGTACGGGATTTAGCAATACTTTCAAGAGTATTGGTATCGTAATCATTTTAGGTGCATTAATTGGTACATTGCTTGAAAAGACAGGTGCAGCACTTAAGATGGCTGACTGCGTTGTTCGTCTAGTTGGTAAGAAAAATCCTGAATTGGCAATGCTTATTATGGGATGGATTGTTTCAATTCCGGTTTTCTGCGATAGTGGTTTTGTAATTTTAAATCCTATTCGCAAGGCACTTGTAAAACGTACAATGAAGTCTTCTGTTGCTTGTACAGTAGCTCTTTCCATGGGACTTTATATTTCACATTGCTTTATTCCACCTACACCAGGTCCTATTGCTGCTGCAAATACACTTTATGAAGGCCTTGGACAAGATACAAATCTATTATTAGTAATGTTTTTTGGTGCTATTTGTTCTATCTTACCTTTAATTGTAAGTTACTTCTTTGCAAAGTATATTGGAAAGAAAGTAAAAGCGATGGATGAAGCAGATAATGATGGCGGTGAAATCGTTCAAACATATGAAGAATTAGTAGCTAGCTATGGAAAACTACCGAGCGGATTCTTATCTTTTGCTCCAATTATTCTTCCTATTGTACTTATGGGCCTCTCCTCTGCTCTTGCAATGGCTGGAAAATCTGTAGCAGTTATCACTTTCCTTGGTACTCCTATTATTGCTATCGCAGTAGGTGTTATATTTGGCTTAATCCTCCTGGTTAGTCAGAAGAAATCAAAAGAATTTAATGAAATCACTAATGATACTTTAAAAGTAACTGGACCAATTTTATTCATTACTGCAGCTGGTGGTGTTTTAGGTAATGTAATCGCTTCTACTTCAATGGTAGATTTTATTAAATCAAATTCGAATGCGTTAGCTACTTTGGGATTATTGTTCCCATTCTTATTAGCTGCAATATTAAAAACAGCTCAAGGCTCATCTACAGTTGCTTTAACAACTACAGCAGGTATTATTGCACCAATGTTATCAACAATTGGCCTTGCTACTTCTCCACTTGCAGCTTTAACAGTAATAGCAATTGGCGCAGGTGCGATGACAGTTTCACATGCAAATGATAGTTATTTCTGGGTAGTTACTAACTTTGGTGAGATGAAAGTTGAAGATGGATATAAGACTCAGACATTGGGAACTCTTATCATGGGTATTGCCGCAATCATCAACGTTTATATTGTTTATCTATTCATTCGTTAA
- a CDS encoding tyrosine-type recombinase/integrase: MANKKTLALTREQYILIIQTIKEGFIREDGSVFKPNERLATILTLEANLGIRISDILQLKLTSIVKDGDRYRLDIIEQKTGKKREFTVMLEIYTFIQEYALNFGISPRAKLFDISERAVQKQLKIAADHLGLQGISTHSFRKFFATEIYLNNNANIELVRILLQQSSSTTTQRYIGIQRQDIEQALANHICLV; this comes from the coding sequence ATGGCAAACAAAAAAACTTTAGCATTAACAAGAGAGCAATACATATTAATTATTCAAACAATCAAAGAGGGATTTATAAGAGAAGATGGTAGTGTATTTAAACCAAACGAGAGATTAGCTACCATATTAACATTAGAAGCTAATTTAGGAATTCGAATTTCCGATATACTTCAACTAAAATTAACTAGTATCGTAAAAGACGGTGATCGATACCGTTTGGATATCATAGAACAAAAAACCGGGAAAAAAAGAGAATTCACTGTAATGTTAGAAATCTATACTTTTATCCAGGAGTATGCATTGAATTTTGGAATTAGTCCTAGAGCAAAGTTATTTGATATTTCCGAACGTGCGGTTCAAAAACAATTAAAGATTGCTGCAGATCATTTAGGTTTACAAGGTATATCCACTCACTCGTTTCGTAAATTCTTTGCTACTGAAATTTACTTAAATAATAATGCAAACATAGAGTTAGTACGAATTCTATTACAACAATCCTCAAGTACAACAACCCAGCGTTACATTGGTATTCAACGACAAGATATAGAACAAGCATTAGCAAATCATATATGTTTAGTTTAA
- a CDS encoding endo-1,4-beta-xylanase — protein sequence MGKKVIALLTCVMLSLTLIPGIGIKSTAQAAETNIYKVDWSKFNEGDKISGPMEGLGRSGGADITVTGSSTKSFYISNRKDNWDALDIQNDLLKLDRDATYEITVTGHVDSNVDTKNASVKLGGVTRKTGEDDGYPEFKKEKLQSGKSFVLTYELKLSDQIPDASRNLWVLRVQTDEPSGSRAGDLVPFYVDDIVIIQTKASTAPVAVTGDLMSLYELNADKTLKVGESLSSPALKVSGNAKIVVVEGTDGTVSLQLKDRVNNYDGVDILRDALKINDKFMSGTYTIEVKGHVEDGSDLSKSQFVMGMTESPWGELTSRVTPSSDGSFVITYTKAYTGSELTGLGYSYRVQTPPSVLTSFYIDNITVTVQGAEEEDESTVVIPEWDLTLDSIKDAYADYFMIGNIMEPGQIQDTETTEMFKHHYNVVTAENAMKPGNISKVKGEYNFDNADKLVTWAKENGLKVHGHTLVWHSQSAPWLTTNADGTPLTRAEARANMEDYIKNVAGHYAGKVISWDVLNEAFLPGVSEIPAGWRDVLRKFEDNGNGSPWYQAYENGADKSKGEDGSDYIYDAFVFTRLAAPDAVLYYNDFNETEAGKCEAIALMVEELNTKWKTDKRNTEPDRLLIEGIGMQAHYWTGDLKVSTVEASIKRFIKTGAKISVSELDVPHGDYMTYKQRTDSPTKEEEKLQADLYKQLFEVYKKYADNIERVTFWGKTDPQSWRFQGYPLLFDKNFAPKDAFFAVIDVAKEKVAEEKAVETIPGKDIPKTGEDSSKQMILTAVAILIILVFVPVTILTKRREKNIKNI from the coding sequence ATGGGTAAAAAAGTAATAGCTTTATTAACATGTGTTATGCTTTCGCTTACGCTGATTCCGGGTATCGGCATAAAGAGCACTGCACAAGCCGCTGAAACCAACATCTATAAAGTAGATTGGAGCAAATTTAATGAGGGTGACAAAATCAGCGGTCCCATGGAGGGTTTAGGTAGATCAGGCGGAGCAGATATCACGGTTACGGGCTCCTCTACCAAATCATTTTACATATCTAATCGTAAAGATAACTGGGATGCACTTGATATTCAGAACGATCTTTTGAAGTTAGATCGAGATGCAACCTATGAAATCACAGTTACCGGTCATGTTGACAGCAATGTAGATACTAAGAATGCTAGTGTCAAGCTTGGCGGTGTAACAAGGAAAACGGGCGAGGATGATGGATACCCAGAGTTCAAAAAAGAGAAACTACAATCGGGCAAGAGTTTTGTACTAACCTATGAACTTAAACTTTCTGATCAAATTCCGGACGCTTCAAGAAATCTGTGGGTGCTCCGTGTTCAGACCGACGAACCAAGCGGAAGTAGGGCCGGAGATCTTGTACCGTTCTATGTGGATGATATCGTGATTATTCAAACAAAGGCATCCACTGCTCCTGTAGCTGTGACTGGTGACCTTATGTCACTTTACGAACTTAATGCGGACAAAACTCTCAAGGTTGGAGAATCATTATCAAGTCCAGCTCTGAAAGTTTCTGGTAATGCTAAGATAGTTGTTGTAGAAGGCACCGATGGTACCGTGTCATTACAACTGAAAGACCGTGTTAATAATTATGACGGTGTAGACATCCTTCGTGATGCACTGAAAATAAACGATAAATTTATGTCTGGTACATACACGATTGAGGTAAAAGGCCATGTAGAGGATGGTTCTGATTTAAGTAAATCCCAGTTTGTTATGGGTATGACCGAATCTCCATGGGGCGAACTCACTTCAAGAGTGACGCCAAGTAGTGACGGTAGCTTTGTAATAACTTATACCAAAGCATACACCGGAAGTGAATTGACAGGCCTAGGTTATAGCTACCGAGTTCAGACACCTCCAAGCGTTCTCACATCGTTTTATATCGATAACATTACCGTTACGGTTCAGGGAGCTGAAGAAGAAGATGAGTCAACTGTGGTTATACCTGAATGGGATTTAACCCTTGATTCCATTAAAGATGCATACGCTGATTACTTCATGATAGGTAATATTATGGAACCAGGTCAGATACAGGATACAGAAACCACCGAAATGTTTAAGCATCATTATAATGTTGTTACCGCAGAAAATGCCATGAAACCAGGGAATATTTCCAAGGTAAAAGGCGAATACAATTTTGACAATGCTGATAAGCTTGTTACGTGGGCTAAAGAAAATGGTTTAAAAGTCCACGGTCATACTTTAGTTTGGCACTCTCAGTCAGCTCCATGGTTGACTACAAATGCGGATGGAACACCTCTAACACGTGCAGAAGCAAGAGCTAATATGGAAGATTATATTAAGAACGTTGCAGGACATTACGCAGGGAAGGTGATTTCATGGGATGTATTAAATGAAGCATTTTTGCCAGGTGTATCCGAAATCCCTGCTGGCTGGAGGGATGTATTACGCAAATTTGAAGATAACGGAAATGGTTCTCCTTGGTATCAAGCCTATGAAAACGGTGCTGATAAGAGCAAGGGCGAGGATGGCTCTGATTATATCTATGACGCTTTCGTGTTTACACGTCTTGCCGCTCCTGATGCAGTGCTGTATTATAACGACTTCAATGAGACAGAGGCAGGTAAGTGTGAAGCGATCGCCTTGATGGTGGAAGAATTAAACACAAAGTGGAAGACCGATAAACGGAACACTGAGCCTGACAGATTGCTCATCGAAGGAATCGGAATGCAGGCACATTATTGGACCGGAGATTTAAAGGTTTCCACTGTAGAAGCTAGCATCAAGCGTTTCATAAAAACAGGTGCTAAGATCAGTGTATCTGAGCTGGATGTTCCTCATGGCGATTACATGACCTACAAGCAACGTACTGACTCTCCTACAAAGGAAGAAGAGAAACTTCAGGCGGATTTATACAAGCAGTTGTTTGAAGTATACAAAAAATATGCGGACAACATCGAACGTGTCACCTTCTGGGGTAAAACAGATCCTCAAAGCTGGCGTTTCCAAGGTTATCCATTACTGTTTGATAAAAATTTTGCTCCAAAGGACGCATTCTTTGCTGTAATTGATGTAGCAAAGGAAAAGGTAGCAGAGGAAAAGGCTGTTGAAACCATACCTGGTAAAGATATCCCGAAAACAGGGGAAGACAGCAGTAAGCAAATGATTTTGACTGCAGTAGCTATTCTGATTATATTGGTATTCGTACCAGTTACGATCTTAACAAAACGAAGAGAGAAGAATATAAAGAATATATAA
- a CDS encoding glycerate kinase type-2 family protein, with protein MNIRNDAQLIIDAAIKAALPDNAVKKALEGHGFSDGKLLLIAIGKAAWSMAKTACEILSDRIDDGVVITKYDHAKGNLPHVRIYEAGHPVPDANSFKATEEAIKLVQGLTSEDTVLFLISGGGSALFEKPLIPNEMLENLTKELLASGANIVEMNTIRKRLSAVKGGKFAKLCEPAKVFSVVLSDIIGDPLDMIASGPAYPDNSTSEQAREILKRYGLTVSKEINELLSIEPIHELNNVTTEITGSVSQLCEAAKRKCEELGYEPIVLTSSLSCEAREAGSFLASIAQHYNNTEKSLAFIAGGETVVHLKGNGLGGRNQELVLASAVGIAGLQDVAIFSIGSDGTDGPTDAAGGYVDTNTQRALEERGISIFDTLEQNNAYYALQACDGLIMTGPTGTNVNDLSVLLIKR; from the coding sequence TTGAATATTAGAAATGATGCACAGCTTATAATTGATGCAGCGATTAAAGCAGCACTTCCAGACAATGCAGTAAAAAAAGCTTTAGAGGGACATGGATTTTCAGACGGCAAGCTACTGCTTATAGCAATTGGCAAAGCTGCTTGGTCTATGGCAAAGACCGCTTGTGAAATACTTAGTGACCGAATTGACGATGGCGTAGTTATTACAAAGTATGACCACGCGAAAGGAAATTTGCCTCATGTCCGTATCTATGAAGCAGGGCATCCGGTTCCAGATGCAAATTCATTCAAAGCTACTGAAGAAGCAATCAAGCTAGTACAAGGACTAACATCTGAGGATACAGTGCTATTTCTCATCTCTGGCGGTGGTTCGGCACTATTTGAAAAGCCTTTGATTCCTAATGAAATGCTTGAGAACTTAACAAAAGAATTACTTGCCAGTGGTGCTAATATTGTCGAAATGAATACCATACGGAAACGTTTATCTGCTGTTAAAGGTGGTAAATTCGCAAAGTTATGTGAGCCAGCTAAGGTGTTTTCCGTTGTATTATCGGATATTATTGGGGACCCACTAGATATGATTGCATCAGGACCAGCTTATCCGGATAATTCCACTTCTGAACAAGCAAGAGAGATTTTAAAAAGATATGGATTAACGGTTTCAAAGGAAATCAATGAATTATTAAGTATAGAACCTATTCATGAATTAAATAATGTTACAACAGAAATTACAGGAAGTGTATCACAACTTTGTGAAGCTGCAAAAAGAAAATGTGAGGAATTAGGTTATGAACCAATTGTATTAACTAGCAGTCTTAGCTGTGAGGCTAGGGAGGCCGGTAGTTTTCTCGCTTCTATCGCACAGCATTATAATAATACAGAAAAATCTCTCGCCTTTATTGCCGGCGGTGAAACAGTTGTTCATCTAAAAGGCAATGGATTAGGTGGTAGAAATCAAGAATTAGTATTAGCATCTGCAGTGGGAATTGCTGGTTTGCAGGATGTTGCGATATTTTCCATAGGTTCTGATGGTACCGATGGACCTACGGATGCTGCAGGGGGTTATGTTGATACTAATACACAGAGAGCACTTGAAGAAAGAGGGATATCAATATTTGATACCCTAGAACAGAATAATGCTTATTATGCATTACAAGCATGCGATGGATTAATTATGACGGGTCCTACGGGTACGAATGTGAATGATTTATCTGTGCTGCTGATAAAAAGATAA